The nucleotide sequence GACCACCCGGCGCCTTCTCTCGTGCCGCACGCGCCGTCCGTGACCGACCCGCGTGCGTGCTAGTCTTGCCTGATGCTCAGGTACGTTAGCGCCGGCGAGTCGCACGGTCCCGCTCTCACCATCATCCTCGACGGGGTGCCCGCGGGCCTCCCCCTCACGACCGTCGACCACGTCGACCCGTGGTTGCGGCGCCGCCAGGGCGGTTACGGTCGCGGGCAGCGCATGGTCATCGAGCAGGATCGCGCGGTCTTCAAGGGGGGCGTTCGGGCGGGTCGCACCACCGGGGCGCCCGTCGCCATGGAGATCGTCAACCGCGACTGGGCGAACTGGCACGACGTCATGGCGGTGGAGCCGGGCGGCGAGCCGCGCAAGCGCGCCGTGACGCAGCCGCGGCCGGGTCACGCCGACCTGGCGGGCGGTGTGAAGTACGGCCACAAGGACCTCCGCGACGTGCTGGAGCGCGCTTCGGCGCGCGAGACGGCGGCGCGCGTGGCGGCGGGCGCCGTGGCGCTCCGCCTGCTAGAGGAGTTGGGCGTCGCGGCCTGCGCCCGCGTCATCAGCCTGGGCGGGATCGATTGCGGCGGCACCATGGACTGGGCGCGCGTCGCGGACCTCGACGCCTCGCCCCTGCGGTGCTTCGACGCGGACGCCGAGGAGCGCATCGTCGACCTCATCGACGCGGCCAAGGTGCAGGGCGACACCCTCGGCGGCGTGGTGGAGGCGCGCTTCAGGGGCGTGCCGGTGGGCCTCGGCAGCTACGTTCAGTGGGACCGCAAGCTGGACGGGCAGTTGGCGCAGGCCGTGATGAGCATCCCGGCCATCAAGGGCATGGAGATCGGCGACGGGTGGCGCGCCGCCACCCTGCCCGGCAGTCAGGTGCACGACGCCATCGTGGGAGGCGGCGCGCGCTACGACCGCGCCACGAACCGCTCGGGCGGCCTGGAGGGCGGCATGACGAACGGCGAGGAGCTGGTGGTGCGGGCCGCCATGAAGCCGATCGCCACCCTCATGCGGCCCCTGCCGACCGTCGACGTGGTCACGCACGCGCCGGCCGACGCCTCGCGCGAACGCTCCGACGTCACGGCCGTGCCGGCCGCCTCCATCGTGGTCCTGGCCATGTGCGCCCTGACCCTGGCGAACGCCGCGGCCGACAAGTTCGGGGCCGACACGTTGCTGGAGATGCGACAACGGCTGGAAGCACACCGCGCCTACACGGCAGCGTACTGAGGAGCCCCCGCCATGTCGACCGGCCGCAGGCACCTCCCGCCCGAGCGCGTGGTCACGTGGTTGGCCATGGCGGGCTTCATGGGCACGGGCAAGAGCCGTATCGGCTGGGAGCTGTCGCGCCGCCTGCAGCTCACGTTCATCGACACCGACCGCGTGATCGAGCGCGTTGCCTGCATGCGCATCCCCGACCTCTTCGAGTTGTACGGCGAGGGCGTGTTCCGCGACTACGAGACCGAGGTGGTGAGGCGCTCAGTGCGCCTCGACGAGGTGGTCATCTCGACCGGCGGCGGCACGGTGGTGCGCCCGGAGAACCGCGCCCTGTTGCGGGCGCGGGGGCCGGTGGTGGTGCTCACCGCCAGCCCCGAGACCATATTCCGACGCACCCGGCGGCACCGCCGGCCGATGCTCGAGCACGAGGACCCGCTGGCGCGCATAGGCGAGTTGATGGCGGCGCGCCAGCCGGCGTACGACGAGGTGGCCTCGTTCAAGGTCTCCACGGACGGGCGCCACTCGGCGGAGGTCGTCGAGGAGATNNNNNNNNNNNNNNNNNNNNNNNNNNNNNNNNNNNNNNNNNNNNNNNNNNNNNNNNNNNNNNNNNNNNNNNNNNNNNNNNNNNNNNNNNNNNNNNNNNNNCTGCTGCCGGAGGCGGTGCGCGAGCGGCGCGTGGCGCTCGTCAGCGACGAGAACGTCATGGCCGCGCACGGTCACCGCGTCGTGGCGGCGCTCGAGGCGACCGGCAGGCGCGTGGCGGCGTTCGTCGTGCCGCCGGGCGAGGCGAGCAAGTCGCTGGAGCGGTACGGGGCGCTGCTGCGCGACCTGGCCCGCTCCGAGCTGCCCCGCGACGGCGCCGTGGTCGCGTTGGGCGGCGGGGTGGTGGGCGACCTGGCGGGGTTCGTGGCCGCCAGCTACCTTCGCGGCGTGGCGCTCTACCAGGTGCCCACCTCGCTCCTCGCTATGGTCGACGCCAGCGTGGGTGGCAAGACGGGCCTCGACCTGCCGGAGGGGAAGAACCTCGTGGGGGCGTTCTGGCAGCCGCGGGCGGTCATCGCCGACGTGGCGACGCTGCGCACGCTGCCGGAGTCCGAGTTCCGGCAGGGCACCGTCGAGGCGTTCAAGCATGGGCTCCTCGCGGCGCCGGACCTGCTGGACGCGTTCGGTCCGGGTTGGTCGCCCCAAGCGCCGGTGGAGCGTCTCCGGGAGGTCGTGGCGCGCTCGGTCGAGGTCAAGGCCGCCGTGGTGGCGGCGGACGAGCGCGAGGCGGGCGTGCGCGCCCACCTCAACCTGGGGCACACGCTGGCGCACGCGCTCGAGGCGGCCAGCGGCCACGCGCTGGCGCACGGCGACGCCGTGGGTTACGGGCTCGTGTTCGCCAGCCTGCTGGCGCGGGCGCGCGGCCACGCCGACCTCGTCGACCTCACGACGCGGTTCCTGCGGTGGCTCGCGCCCGCCCCCCTGCCGCGCGCCGACCTGGCCACGCTGCGGCGCTTCATGGCGCGCGACAAGAAGGTGGCGGCCGGGCGGCTGCGCATGGTGTTGCTGGAGGACGTCGGGAGGCCCGTGGTCGTGTCCGACGTCACCGACGCCGAACTGGCGGCGGCCTGGAGCGAACTGGAGGCGAGCGCGTGATCCTCGTGTTGAACGGTCCGAACCTGAACCTGCTGGGGAGAAGGGAGCCCGACGTCTACGGGCGCCTGACGTTGGCGGAGCTCGACGCCATGTGCGTGGCCACCGCGGCCGAGCTGAGGCGCCGCGCCGAGTGCCGGCAAAGCAACCACGAGGGGCGCCTGATCGACTGGTTGCATGGCGCCGCCGCCGACGGCGCCATCGGCGTGGTCCTGAACCCGGGCGGCCTGACGCACACGAGCGTGGCGCTGCGCGACGCCATCGCGGCCGTGCCCGTTCCCGTCGTCGAGGTTCACATCAGCAACACGGCGGCGCGGGAGGAGTTCCGCCACCGGAGCCTGGTGGCGGCGGTGTGCGCCGGCAGCGTGGTCGGCCTCGGTGCGGCGGGCTACCGCCTGGCCATCAGGTACCTGGCGGAGCTGGCGGCCGCCCCGAGCTGAGCCGCCTGTCCGGCGCGTCAACCGCGGAGGAAGTTGCTGGGCGCGTCGTCGTGCATGGGCGGCAGGTCGGCCAGGGAGGCGAGCCCGAACTCGAGCAGGAAGCGATCGGTGGTCGCGTAGAGTAGCGGCTTGCCGACGACCTCCTTGTGCCCCACCACCTTGATGAGCTCGCGTTCCTGCAGCGTCTCGAGGGTGGAGCTGCACGACGCCCCCCGCGCCGCCTCTAGTTCGCCGCGCGTGACGGGTTGGTGGTACGCCACCAGCGCCAGCGTCTCGAGCGCGGCCTGGCTGAGCTGCGGCAGGGGCGGCGGCGCCAGCAGGGTGGCGAGGGCCGGCACGAGCGCCGGCGCCACCACGAGCCGGTAGCCGCCCGCGACGTGCTCGACCACCAGGCCGAGGTCGGCGGCGGCCATGGTGGCGCGCAGGCGCGCGACCTCGCGCTCCACGGCCTCCTCGCTCACCCCCAGCAGCGCCTTGAGCTCGCGCGTGGTGACGGGCCGGCCGGTCGCCAGCAGCGCGGCGCTGAGTAGCGCTCCGAGGTAACCGCCGCGCCCGGCCTCCTCGCTCCGTGGCGCCGGGGCGGGCGCCGCGGGCGCCTCGTGCGACTCGCCCTGAGTGTCGTGGCCGCCTGTCATGTCGTCGCGGGTGAGGTCGTGGGCGGCGCCGGGCACGCCGTATGGTTTCAGCCCCCCGCGCCACTGTCAAGCTCCGCCTCTTCGGTACCCCGGGGGGCGGCCCCGGCCTCTGGGGCACCGGCCTCACGGGCGCCACAGTGGCCGCGGCTCGGGCGTCAGGGCGAGGACGAGGCGCGCGGGCGCCACGCGCGCCGAGCCGGCCAGGCGCGCCTCGAGCTCCACCACGTCGCCCGGCCCGACGGGCGTGACGACGACCGTGACGGCGCCGGTCGCGCCGTCGACCCGCAGGTGCGGCCAGGGGCCCAACACGCGCGGCGAGTCGGGCGCTCCGGCTCCCGCCAGGACCAGCTCGGTGGCCGCCTGGCTGAGGGCGCCCTGCAGCGCCGCCGACTCCAGCGCGGCGCGCGCGGCGCTGCGGGCCGCCAGCGTCTCGAGCGTGACGCCGAACAACGCCGCGAACAGGATGGCGGCCACCAACAGGACGCCGCCGAGCACCGTGACGAGGACGGCGCCGCCCCACCGCGGGCTCACGGGGCGGACCTCACGGCCAGGAGCGGCCTGGCGGGCAGCTCGGCCACGACGCTGAGGCTCTCCCCCGCCACCACGATCTCTAGGCCGAGGGCGGCGATGCGCTGCCCGTCGGCGGCCACCGGGCTCACGCGCGCGCCTGCGGCCGTCACGACCCAGCGCACGTGGAGCCCCGCCACGCCCGCCACCAGCGGCTGCCTGGGCGATCCGAGCGGGCGCCGGTAGAGCTGCCACTCGCCCGCGCCGTCGACGACGACCTCGAAGACGACGTCGCGTTGCAGGGGCGCCCCGGCCAGGCGGTGGTCGATGCCGCGCAGGCCCACGGCGTCACCCGCCGGCCCGAGCGCCACCGTGACGGCGGGCTCGAGCCAGGCAGCGAGCGCCTCCGGGGCCGGGTTGGCGGGCGGCGGCCACGGTACGGTGCCCGCCAGCCGCAGCTCCTCGGCGAGCAGCTCGGCGCTCAACCTGAGGGTGGCCACCGTGTCGGCGCGCCGCTCGGTGCGGCCGGCGCCCTGCCGCGCTCCCGCCGTGAGGCCCGCGAGTAGCGTCAGGACGACGCCGGCGATGGCCAGGGCGACCAGGAGTTCCACCAGCGTCAGGCCGCGGCCTCCCCTCACGGTCGCCCCTCCAGCCACGGCGCCACCACCGTGCGGGCCGTGAGCGGCGCCACCCCTCCCCCACGAGCCGCCTCGTCCCGGGCGGCGCCGACGCGCACTTCAACGAGGACGAGCTCGCAGCCGCCGTCTCGCGCGACGAGGCAGGAGCGCTCCACCTCGCAGTCGAGAGAAGCTTCCGCCGCGGCCGGCGCCGAGCGGCAGGCGCCGGTACCTGCCGCCGCCTCGGTGCGCTGCAAGACGAGCTCGCCCGCCAGCAGCCCGGCGGCGGCGTGCAGCCGCTCCGCCGCTCGCTGTGCCCGCACGGCGCCCACCTGCAACGCGATCAGAGCGCCGGCGACGGCGGCGAGGACGGCGAGCGCCACGAGCGTCTCGACGAGCGTGAAGCCGCCCGGCAACCGGCGGTGGCTCGAGGCCCTCACGGCGCGGCCACGACGCCCAGCCTGACGCGGCCGAGCGCGGAGACGACGACGCTGATGGTGACGCGGGCGTCTGCCAGCAGCATGGTGCCGGAGATGACCCCGCCGCCGGAGCAGGTGCGGCCGGAACCGCTCGGCAACCAGACGAGGCCGCGCGGCAGGCCGGCAACGAGGCGCACGCCGGGGAAGTCGGCCAGGGCGACGCGCGCGAGGGGGGTGCCCTCCCCGCACGGCGCGGCGGGATCGGCCGGTGCCACGACCACCAGCCCGGCGCCGCCCGGCAGCTCCGTGACGCTCATGGGCGCGCCGCGCCACATGGCCTCGGTGCGCGCCCACAGCACGGTGGTGCGCACGGCGCGGGCAGCCTTCATGGCCAGGCTCGGGCGCGCGAAGGCCAGGCCGGCGGACGCCAGCACGGCCAGCACGCCCAGCACGACGAGGAGCTCGACGAGGGTGATGCCCGCGCGCCCGGCGGCGTGGGAGCGGCGCGGCCGACGGGGCGCGCGGCTCGTGGGTGCCTGGGGGGTGGTCAGCGGCGGCATGGCACAGGCTAGGCGGCCGCCCCGGCGGGCCACCCCACCTGGCACGGTTCCGGCCTAGGGCGCCTAGGTCGCTGCCGTCGCGCACGCCGCGGACGATCGGGTCAACGCCGCGGCCGGCCGCCTCGGACCCTCAGTGGCGCACGAGGCCC is from Trueperaceae bacterium and encodes:
- the aroC gene encoding chorismate synthase — translated: MLRYVSAGESHGPALTIILDGVPAGLPLTTVDHVDPWLRRRQGGYGRGQRMVIEQDRAVFKGGVRAGRTTGAPVAMEIVNRDWANWHDVMAVEPGGEPRKRAVTQPRPGHADLAGGVKYGHKDLRDVLERASARETAARVAAGAVALRLLEELGVAACARVISLGGIDCGGTMDWARVADLDASPLRCFDADAEERIVDLIDAAKVQGDTLGGVVEARFRGVPVGLGSYVQWDRKLDGQLAQAVMSIPAIKGMEIGDGWRAATLPGSQVHDAIVGGGARYDRATNRSGGLEGGMTNGEELVVRAAMKPIATLMRPLPTVDVVTHAPADASRERSDVTAVPAASIVVLAMCALTLANAAADKFGADTLLEMRQRLEAHRAYTAAY
- the aroQ gene encoding type II 3-dehydroquinate dehydratase → MILVLNGPNLNLLGRREPDVYGRLTLAELDAMCVATAAELRRRAECRQSNHEGRLIDWLHGAAADGAIGVVLNPGGLTHTSVALRDAIAAVPVPVVEVHISNTAAREEFRHRSLVAAVCAGSVVGLGAAGYRLAIRYLAELAAAPS
- the aroB gene encoding 3-dehydroquinate synthase, encoding LLPEAVRERRVALVSDENVMAAHGHRVVAALEATGRRVAAFVVPPGEASKSLERYGALLRDLARSELPRDGAVVALGGGVVGDLAGFVAASYLRGVALYQVPTSLLAMVDASVGGKTGLDLPEGKNLVGAFWQPRAVIADVATLRTLPESEFRQGTVEAFKHGLLAAPDLLDAFGPGWSPQAPVERLREVVARSVEVKAAVVAADEREAGVRAHLNLGHTLAHALEAASGHALAHGDAVGYGLVFASLLARARGHADLVDLTTRFLRWLAPAPLPRADLATLRRFMARDKKVAAGRLRMVLLEDVGRPVVVSDVTDAELAAAWSELEASA
- the scpB gene encoding SMC-Scp complex subunit ScpB, which encodes MTGGHDTQGESHEAPAAPAPAPRSEEAGRGGYLGALLSAALLATGRPVTTRELKALLGVSEEAVEREVARLRATMAAADLGLVVEHVAGGYRLVVAPALVPALATLLAPPPLPQLSQAALETLALVAYHQPVTRGELEAARGASCSSTLETLQERELIKVVGHKEVVGKPLLYATTDRFLLEFGLASLADLPPMHDDAPSNFLRG
- a CDS encoding prepilin-type N-terminal cleavage/methylation domain-containing protein; translated protein: MRGGRGLTLVELLVALAIAGVVLTLLAGLTAGARQGAGRTERRADTVATLRLSAELLAEELRLAGTVPWPPPANPAPEALAAWLEPAVTVALGPAGDAVGLRGIDHRLAGAPLQRDVVFEVVVDGAGEWQLYRRPLGSPRQPLVAGVAGLHVRWVVTAAGARVSPVAADGQRIAALGLEIVVAGESLSVVAELPARPLLAVRSAP
- a CDS encoding prepilin-type N-terminal cleavage/methylation domain-containing protein; the protein is MRASSHRRLPGGFTLVETLVALAVLAAVAGALIALQVGAVRAQRAAERLHAAAGLLAGELVLQRTEAAAGTGACRSAPAAAEASLDCEVERSCLVARDGGCELVLVEVRVGAARDEAARGGGVAPLTARTVVAPWLEGRP
- a CDS encoding GspH/FimT family protein, with translation MPPLTTPQAPTSRAPRRPRRSHAAGRAGITLVELLVVLGVLAVLASAGLAFARPSLAMKAARAVRTTVLWARTEAMWRGAPMSVTELPGGAGLVVVAPADPAAPCGEGTPLARVALADFPGVRLVAGLPRGLVWLPSGSGRTCSGGGVISGTMLLADARVTISVVVSALGRVRLGVVAAP
- a CDS encoding shikimate kinase, which codes for MSTGRRHLPPERVVTWLAMAGFMGTGKSRIGWELSRRLQLTFIDTDRVIERVACMRIPDLFELYGEGVFRDYETEVVRRSVRLDEVVISTGGGTVVRPENRALLRARGPVVVLTASPETIFRRTRRHRRPMLEHEDPLARIGELMAARQPAYDEVASFKVSTDGRHSAEVVEE